GAACAGGCTGGAGCCAGACATGTTAAAGGATGGGCCAATGGGGCCTTCCCGTATGCATCTGTCCAAACCGGTCATCGCCGCGGTCTCGGGATACGCGGTAGCCGGAGGATTGGAATTGGCGATCTGGTGCGATCTGCGTGTAGTTGATCGTGACGCCGTATTTGGAGTGTTCTGTCGCCGTTTCGGTGTTCCGTTGATCGACGGGGGCACACAGCGCCTGCCTCGACTGATCGGCATGAGCCGCGCCCTTGATTTGATTCTAACGGGCAGACCGGTCGGGGCAGAAGAAGCGCTTGCAATCGGGTTGGCCAACCGGGTAGTTGACCCCGGTACGGCAAGGAAAGAGGCGGAAACGTTAGCTGCCCAAATTGCGGAATTTCCTCAGATTTGTATGCGAAGTGACCGAGAGGCGGTCTATCGTGGATTTGACATGGACTTTGGCAAGGCAATGCAGTTGGAGTTCATGTTAGGCTTGCATTCGATCCGGAGCGGGCAAACAGAGGAGGGCGCCAAGCGATTTTCAGATGGACAAGGCAGGCATGGGGAGTTCTAATTTGCACTGTAGGGATTTTTGTTACAAAAAATTACATGGGGAGGAATGTAGGATGTACGCAGCCGAACTGATCAAACGAGGGGGAAAATCTTTTCCGAATCATAAAGCGGTCACCTACCAAGGTGAAACGCTCACATTTGATCAAGTGCTGAGAAACAGCAACCGGTTGGCTAATGGGCTTTTGCGGTTAGGGCTGAAAAAAGGGGATCGCGTGGCATTCTTGCTTGCAAACTCTGTGCAAAGTGTGGAAATTGACTTCGCACTGCTGTTGGCCGGATTCGTGCGGGTTCCGCTGAACACGCGGCTGTCTGAGGACGAACATTTTCATATGATCAACGAGACGGAGGCGAAGGCGATTCTATTTACGGAAGAGTTCCTGGAACGGGTAACAGCCCTTAAGCTAAGGCTCCCAGGTGTGGATCTTTTTTGCCAGACGAATGGCTCTGTCAGATTGTCTTGGGTGACAGGGTCAGCTGATCTCGTCCAAGGCAGCACGGAAGATGAACCGCCCATAATCGTGGGTGAACAGGATCTGGCCACCATACAGTATACATCAGGGACAACAGGGAAGCTAAAAGCGGCTGTACATACGCAAGAGACGTGGTCTGCGATTTGCAATAACATTTTGTCCTCACTCGACATCATGGAAGGGGATATCATGCTGCATGCGGCACCGATGACGCACGCATCCGGCACACTCGTGCTGCCGCACTGGGTTCGTGGTGCTACTAACGCCGTCCTACCCGGATTTAACCCACAAGAGTACGCTGAATGTATCCACCATCAGAAACCGACAACACTCAACCTTGTTCCCACGATGATTGTCATGCTATTAAACACTCCGAACATAGAACAATATTCTTTCGAATCGGTGCGAAATATAATCTACGGAGCATCTCCCATGCCGCGAGAAGCGTTACGGCGAGGACTGGCGCTCTGGGGTCCCAAGTTTATACAGTATTATGGACAGACGGAGGCACCTTTAATTTTGACGCTGCTGGGGAAAAAAGAGCATCTTGGGGATGACGCACAAACAGAACAACGGCTGCTGTCTTGCGGTCGCCCGGTTGCTTCCGCACTTGTAAAAATTGTTGGGGAGGACGGGGAGCCGGTGGCAACCGGGATGACTGGTGAAATTGCGGTGAAAACGGACCAGGCGATGGTCGGGTACTGGAAAGCTCCGGAATTGACGGCTGATACGATCCGGGACGGGTGGGTGTATACACGGGATATGGGGTATCTAGACGAGGATGGATATTTGTTTCTCGTTGACCGCAAATCGGACATGATTATTACCGGTGGGTTTAATGTATATCCCCGTGAGGTGGAGGAGGTGTTGTATCAACACCCTGCTGTTATGGAAGCGGCGGTCGTTGGCGTACCGGATGAAAAATGGGTCGAATCGGTCAAGGCATTTGTCGTGCTTCGACCGGGAAGCACAGTGTCGGAAGACGAAATCATCGCTTTTTGCAAAGAACGGCTGGCATCGTATAAAAAACCGTCCAGTGTGGAGTTTGTAGAATCCCTGCCCAAAAGTGCTGTAGGCAAGGTCGTAAGGCGCTTACTCCGGGATCCTTACTGGGAAGGGAAACAGAGAAAAATCTAGTGGCTTTTCCCACTGCCAAACTAGATGCTTGTACCTGGTTTCCGGACAATCGTTGATTTGCGAATCTCATTTCCCATGCGGCCTGTCAGGATGTAGCCATACATTTGAAAATCGGCCCGCAGAGACCACCAGGGATGTCCGAAAGTAGCAGGCTTATTTCCTTCAAAGACAAAGTGGCTAAACCAGGCAAATCCATAGACGATTACCGGTGCAGCCATAACAAACCACCATATATGAGTAATAAATGCTGCGATCAGGCAGAGATATACGCAGGTTGTACCGACAAAATGCAGCAGTCGAGTGGCGAATTTAAGATGCTGTGAAACATAATGTATAAACGGTTTTCTTTTTGGTTAGGTCAATAAAGTTGAATGAAATAAGAATTTCTCAGGAATCCACTATTAAAGGAGCAACTATATGAACAGGCCGTTTCGTTATGTGATCATGGGTATGATTGTATTGATGACCGTTATTAATTATGTGGATCGCGGCGCCATTTCCTATGCGCAGGCAGCGATTATTAAAGAATTTGGCCTAAATCCGGTAACATGGGGAGATGTATTAGGTTACTTCGGATACGGCTATATGTTTGGAGCATTGTTTGGCGGGGCCTTGGCGGATAAGAAGGGACCCAAATTTGTATGGCTGTTGGCGGGGACGTTGTGGTCGATTTTTGAAATCGGGACAGCTTATGCTGGAAATATTGGGATGGCCCTGTTTGGCGGAAGCGCGTTGGCCGGTTTTGCGCTGTTTCGAATTTTGTTCGGGTTGACAGAGGGTCCTGTTTTCTCAACGATCAATCGGACGATGGCGAACTGGGCAGCTCCGAAAGAACGTGGGTTTGCCGCATCGATTGGGCTCCTGGGAACGCCGCTCGGGGCGCTGTTAACAGCCCCGATTGCGGTCGCTCTATTGTCGATTGTAAATTGGCGAACGATGTTTATCATTCTGGGTATTGCCGGTCTCCTCTGGGTTTTGATCTGGTCCCGTATGTTTACCGATTTACCCGAAAATCACCCGCGCGTTTCCAAAGAAGAAGTAGCGGAAATTCGTTCGTCAAAAGAATTGTTAAACACTGAGGTGACGTTGGAACAGTCGAACCGAGCTCATGTTCCGTGGTATCACTTTTTTAACAATCCCACTTTGATTATGAATGCGGTGGGGTACTTTGCTTTCCAGTATGTTAACTTTTTGATTTTGACCTGGACACCCAAATACCTGCAGGATACGTTCCATTTCAAATTGGCCTCCCTTTGGTATTTAGGAATGATTCCTTGGATAGGGGCGTGCTTTACTGTTTTGTTAGGCGGCAGACTTTCTGATTTTCTGCGCCGCCGTACAGGAAGTTTACGGGTTGCCAGATCCGGGCTTGCGGTTATTTCTCTTTTGTTAACTGCGATCTGTTTTCTTTTGATTCCAACTGTTCACAGTGTGGGAGCCGTCTTACTTTTGATGGCTGTTGGAAATGCGTTCAATTTCTTGCCGAATTCGGTTTATTGGACGGTCATTGTCGATACGGAGCCTTCAAAAGCGGGGACATTTGGCGGAGTTACTCATTTCTTTACAAATATTGCAACCGTTGTAGCACCGACTTTGACAGGCAGACTCGTTGCAGGCAGCGGTTATCAGGCGATGTTCGTTGCCGCTGCGGTTGCCGCTGCAATTGGCATGATCGCGATGATGTTTGTGAAGCCTGGAAGGAGGGAGAATCCCGTTGGGTAGCAATTCGGAATCATCGCATATATAATTAAAAGACCGGATGGTCTTAGGATAGGACTTTTTTACAAAGAAGCAGGAAATGGGGTTGTGATTGGAGTAAGAATAAGGAATCTTATAAACCGGGGGGTTGTCTATGTCAGAATTAATGATTGAAACACAAAACGGGATTCGGACACTGCGGCTCAATCGTCCGGAACGGCTGAACGCTTTCACTTCTCCGTTAAGCTCTCAATTGATCGATGCGTTGCAGCAGGCGTCTGCCGATGACGAAGTACGTGTTGTTGTCATCACGGGAGAAGGACGAGGATTTTGCAGCGGGTTGGATTTGACGGCTGTAAGCGAGTTGACGAGCAGGCAGAAAAGCCGCCACGAGCGTCTTGATGATCTCGAATGGGTAGGGCGCCTTACGTTAAGCATTGTACATAACGACAAACCGGTTATTGCTGCCATTAACGGTGCGGCGGCAGGAGCGGGGCTGGCGATGGCTTTGGCATGTGATTTTCGAGTGCTGAAAGCAAGTGCCAAGATTACCACTGGATATATTCGAAACGGCCTGAGTCCGGATGCGGGAATGACCTATTTTTTGCCGCGCCTGGTAGGATTGGCGAAAGCAACCGAGTTGATTTTGACGGGCAGAGACATTTTGGCGGAGGAAGCGGAACGGCTGGGGCTAGCGAATGCTGTATTTGAGGAGGAGGAATTTGAAGAAGGCGTTCGCCGGTTTGCGGAAACGCTGGCGGCAGGCCCGCCGATCGCAATGACTCTTTCCAAGCGGATGTTGGCGGAAGCGCAGGACGCAGATCTGGTAACCCAACTGAAGCGTGAACTTGCTTCGATTCACAAATGTTTTGCCAGCGGAGACACACGTGAAGCAGTACAGGCTTTTCTGGAAAAGCGCCGTCCGGTATTTCGCGGTGAGTGACGGTACGCCCGAGGATAACAATGCGAAAAGGCGAACGAACCAAACAAATGATCCTTGCGGAATCGGTGAGTTTGTTTAACCAACAAGGGTACTTGGCATCTTCCATTTTTGATGTGATGAAAAAAACCGGATTGAAAAAAGGGGGCATCTACAACCACTTTGAGAGCAAAGAAGAATTGGTCCGGCAAACGTTTCAGTTTGCTGTCGATCAGATTCGCAAACATATCCGAAATACGATAAAAGAAAAAGAAACAGCGGCAGATCGCTTGCTGGCGGTGATAACCGTTTTTCAGGATTTGGCCGAAGATCGTCCTATACCGGGCGGCTGTCCCATCATGAATGTGGCCATCGAATCTGACGATGCGCACCCTGCTTTGTGTAAGGAGGCGCGGGACGCCATGGATGGTTTGCGGTCGCTGATCGAGTCTACCGTAAAAAAAGGAATCCAAAGAAGGGAAATCCGTCCAGAAGTAAATGGGCAAGCTGTTGCGACCGTTTTTGTGTCGATGTTAGAAGGGGCTTTGATGCTGAGCCGGTTATACGTAGACCCGCAATACATGCGGGATGCGGTGGATCATTTGAAGAAATACGTTCAGACACTGCTGCAATGTGAAACCATTTGGTAGGAAAAAAAGAGGGAGCTGTCCCTCAAGGATATTACTACTTTTGAGACAGCCCCGTACTTTTTCGGGGCCGTTGCCTATCCTTATCATCGTTTCCAATCGAGGATACCTGAATTACGCCAACCCCACGGCTGCCACCGAGAGGTTTGAGGATCACCTGGCCAGATTTCTCGATAAGTGCCCAAACGTTGCTTCGCGTCATCCAGCGTGTTTCCGGCACATGTGGGGCTAATTGTTTCGATCCTATTAAGCATTTGTGTTTTTTCATTTTTGTTCTGCCTATGAGTGCCACCTTTCGGCATTAACGACTCCTTTTGTAAGCCAAAATTCGACGATACATCTTTTTGCTCTTCAGCTTGAGGAAATGGGACATCGATGGATAAAGATTCGCTTCAATGATCCAGACACGGCCCTTTCGATCAAGCGCCATATCCAATCCGTAGATACGATGGCGCGGGAATAATTTGCTGAGTATCTCGGCGGACAGTATCGCTACCTTATTAACGTTCGATTGCAAGGTTCGTTTGGAAAAATCTTTTAAAGAGGAGCGTTTAAGGGCAGTTTTCACTCGCAGCAGCGTTCCTTTACTCCTTCCAATGTTTGAGACGATGTAACCTTTACCGGCTACTTTGGCCACTTTTGCAGTGACCTTCCATAAATTAGAGTTTCTTTTCCGCTGAACAATCACCCGCATGTCAAAAGGACGGCGCCCAACTTTCGCACGGGAAATCCAACGTTGGACAATATAGCTGCGGATCCCCATTCTTTTTCTTAAATAGCGATACGTTCGACGCTTGCCACGCAGTTTTATTTTTCTTTTCTCGACGTGTAACTTGTATTTACCGTTTCCCGGATCTGATACCAGAATTACGTTGCGCCCCCGCCTGCCGCGTGTCGGTTTCACGACTGCCCGCCCATATTTGTCCATAAAATGCCAGAAAGAGCTTTTCGTCATCAATTCGGTTTCCGGAAGGTAAGGAGCTAATTCTTCGAAACTGCGCATGAACTTGTATTTGAGCCATTTATTTCTTCTGGCCGATTTTCTCATCAGTCAGCCGCCCTTTCGCAATGGATACCCGATGCCTCTCAAATATTGTTCCAGCAACTCCAAAAAAGCTTCGATATCTTTGTAAGTTATATCTCCGATATTGGCGATCCGAAACGTATTTAATTTCTCAAGCTTGCCCGGATAAATCGTAAAACCTCTGTGGTAAAAATAATCATGCATTTTCTGAAAATCATAACCGGCGCAATCCGGTTCGATAACAGAAGTAACGAGTTTGGAATGGTGCTTTTCCAAAACTATATGTTGCAATCCAAAGCGAGCGATACCGTTGGTTAAGGTTTTCCATGACTTTGCATACCTTGCGTATCTTGCTTCTATACCTTCCTGTTTTAATTCTTCGATGGCCTGTTTCAGGGCGTACAGGGTTTGTACCGGCGGTGTGAAGCGCATTTGGCGGTTTTCTGAAAAATACTTGTATTGGGTGTACAGATCCAGGTAATAATTTCTCGGTTTGTTGTGGCGTACGTTTTCCAATTTGCTTTTGTCCGCGATGACAAACGAAACCCCGGGCATGCCTTGAAGATTTTTGTTCGAGCTTGCAGCCATGTAACTGACGTTCATTTTCTCCATTTGAATAGGTATGGCCCCATATGAGCTGATCGCGTCCACGATCAGATCTACGTGATGTTTTTTGCACAGTGCTCCAATCGACTCGATATCGTTTAATAGACCGGTAGTGGTCTCGTGGTGAACTACGGCGAGATGGGATACATTTCGGTTGGTATTTTGGATCAATTTTTCTAAAGCGGCCAAATCGATCGCTTCATCAGGTCGGCTGCGAAATTCAAGGAAATTCGAACCGTATGCGGCCGCAATTTCACACATCCGTTTTCCATACGCGCCATTATTAATAATGACCACGACATCCTCATCGACCACAGAACTTAAAATCGATTCAACGGCCGCCGTTCCCGAACCGCCCAACAAAATGGCGCTATAATGCTCCGGATCTGCAACAAACCGGGTCAACTCCGTCGATACGTATTCCATCAGAATGCCAAATTCCGTTTCGCGCGGACAAATATCCGGAACCACCTGGGCGTATTTTACGGTATCCGTCGTTGTGGCAGGACCAGGATTGAGCAAAATGTTTCTTTTTATCTTCTTCATGTTTGGTCCACCCCTCTTAACCTGGGGGACTTACTGTGCAAAAACATCTGCAGCCGTTCTTTCACCGCATGTGGTTTTATGCCAGGACGACCGAGCGACTCACGGGAACCTGTGGCAATCTTCATATGGAGGAAGGTCAACCCTTTTGTTGTTTTCCACTCCTTGATGGAGGTTTCCAGCTCTTCCAAGCTGTGAACGTAAATGGATTTCATGTAGCCGCAGGAAGCGGCAATCTCCACAAAATCGATATTGTGCGAAACCGTTTTTTGTCCGCCTGTCGAATCGTGGGCGTTATTGTCAAGCAAAATATGAAGCATATTGGGGGGGTGATAGTATCCGTTTATAGCTAAACACCCCATGCGCATAAGCAGGGAAGCGTCTCCATCAATAACGACGATATCGGTGTTTTGTTGGGTCAGTGCCAGACCCAGTCCAAGGGAACTTACACACCCCATGGAACCCACCATATAAAAATTGCTTTTATCATCTTCGATTTCATACAATTCCCGCCCGGTTTTTCCAGTTGTGGCAAGCTGGACAGTTGTACTGTCTTTCATGGCATTAATCACAGACAGTGCTTCATAGCGGGAAGGCAATTGGTCCGCCTTGTTTTTAACTTGTTTAACTTGATTCGGTGTCAGGAATTGTTCCTGTTTTTGCAATATCTCTTGTTCAAATGTTCCTTTTTTCACCACAAAGAAAAAAGGGAGATTCTGCTCTATCACATGTGCGGCGTGTACCAGTTGCTGCTTCGCTTCCGCCAAATCGGAAGACAGAAACTGCCACTGCACCTGCATCAGTTCCAACATCTGCGTTGTAATTTGCCCCATTAATTCATGCTGCGGTTCGTCAGGCACACCCGGTTCGCCGCGCAGACTGACAAATCCGAGTAACGGAATCCGAAACGGATAGTTGAGCGACACCAAAGGTGAAACCGCATTCGTCAGACCCGAATTTTGCATCAGAACAACCGGTCTTTTTCCTCCCAAAAAGGCTCCAGACGCAATCGCCATCGCATCCCCCTCGTTAGTCGCCCCAATATATTCGCATTCATTGATGGCGTAATTAATCAGGTTTTTCAGAAATGAGCACGGTACCCCGGTATAAAACGTAAACCCTAATTTTTGCAATGCTTCTCCGAATCTTTTTGTATGGATCATAGGCGATCACCTTGCATCCTTTTCGTGTAAGGGAGATACTTCCGTTCTGCCGCTTGAAGCTCCTCCGCCTGCTGCAGCCGAAAAATCTCTTCCACGGTTGCAACGCGGCCTTCTACATCTACCAAACTTTCATCTCGAAATATTTTTTGAGATATCTTTTGCATGGCGTCAATGGATGCCCGCAAATTATGATTGGCCCAGATTACAACAGCGACCCCCATTTCTTGAAATCGGCCTGTCGGAGTGGAATAATATTTGGTAGGCACAATGATCACGGGATGTCTTCCGTTCCATTCTTTCATAAATGATTCAATTTCCGTGATGTCCGACCTTTTGCTGTGGATCAGGATGGCGTCCGCACCTGCCTGCCGGTAAGCTTCTGCACGCTTCACTGCCTCTTCCAGGCCATAGCCCGCAATAAAGGCC
The sequence above is a segment of the Effusibacillus dendaii genome. Coding sequences within it:
- a CDS encoding crotonase/enoyl-CoA hydratase family protein, with translation MEILVEKKGKVCTIIINRPEVRNAVNRETAQQLADAFRVFEADKELNVAVLCGAGGTFCAGADLKEVAKLSEDGGNRLEPDMLKDGPMGPSRMHLSKPVIAAVSGYAVAGGLELAIWCDLRVVDRDAVFGVFCRRFGVPLIDGGTQRLPRLIGMSRALDLILTGRPVGAEEALAIGLANRVVDPGTARKEAETLAAQIAEFPQICMRSDREAVYRGFDMDFGKAMQLEFMLGLHSIRSGQTEEGAKRFSDGQGRHGEF
- a CDS encoding class I adenylate-forming enzyme family protein encodes the protein MYAAELIKRGGKSFPNHKAVTYQGETLTFDQVLRNSNRLANGLLRLGLKKGDRVAFLLANSVQSVEIDFALLLAGFVRVPLNTRLSEDEHFHMINETEAKAILFTEEFLERVTALKLRLPGVDLFCQTNGSVRLSWVTGSADLVQGSTEDEPPIIVGEQDLATIQYTSGTTGKLKAAVHTQETWSAICNNILSSLDIMEGDIMLHAAPMTHASGTLVLPHWVRGATNAVLPGFNPQEYAECIHHQKPTTLNLVPTMIVMLLNTPNIEQYSFESVRNIIYGASPMPREALRRGLALWGPKFIQYYGQTEAPLILTLLGKKEHLGDDAQTEQRLLSCGRPVASALVKIVGEDGEPVATGMTGEIAVKTDQAMVGYWKAPELTADTIRDGWVYTRDMGYLDEDGYLFLVDRKSDMIITGGFNVYPREVEEVLYQHPAVMEAAVVGVPDEKWVESVKAFVVLRPGSTVSEDEIIAFCKERLASYKKPSSVEFVESLPKSAVGKVVRRLLRDPYWEGKQRKI
- a CDS encoding DUF962 domain-containing protein, which gives rise to MHYVSQHLKFATRLLHFVGTTCVYLCLIAAFITHIWWFVMAAPVIVYGFAWFSHFVFEGNKPATFGHPWWSLRADFQMYGYILTGRMGNEIRKSTIVRKPGTSI
- a CDS encoding MFS transporter, with protein sequence MNRPFRYVIMGMIVLMTVINYVDRGAISYAQAAIIKEFGLNPVTWGDVLGYFGYGYMFGALFGGALADKKGPKFVWLLAGTLWSIFEIGTAYAGNIGMALFGGSALAGFALFRILFGLTEGPVFSTINRTMANWAAPKERGFAASIGLLGTPLGALLTAPIAVALLSIVNWRTMFIILGIAGLLWVLIWSRMFTDLPENHPRVSKEEVAEIRSSKELLNTEVTLEQSNRAHVPWYHFFNNPTLIMNAVGYFAFQYVNFLILTWTPKYLQDTFHFKLASLWYLGMIPWIGACFTVLLGGRLSDFLRRRTGSLRVARSGLAVISLLLTAICFLLIPTVHSVGAVLLLMAVGNAFNFLPNSVYWTVIVDTEPSKAGTFGGVTHFFTNIATVVAPTLTGRLVAGSGYQAMFVAAAVAAAIGMIAMMFVKPGRRENPVG
- a CDS encoding enoyl-CoA hydratase/isomerase family protein; its protein translation is MSELMIETQNGIRTLRLNRPERLNAFTSPLSSQLIDALQQASADDEVRVVVITGEGRGFCSGLDLTAVSELTSRQKSRHERLDDLEWVGRLTLSIVHNDKPVIAAINGAAAGAGLAMALACDFRVLKASAKITTGYIRNGLSPDAGMTYFLPRLVGLAKATELILTGRDILAEEAERLGLANAVFEEEEFEEGVRRFAETLAAGPPIAMTLSKRMLAEAQDADLVTQLKRELASIHKCFASGDTREAVQAFLEKRRPVFRGE
- a CDS encoding TetR/AcrR family transcriptional regulator yields the protein MRKGERTKQMILAESVSLFNQQGYLASSIFDVMKKTGLKKGGIYNHFESKEELVRQTFQFAVDQIRKHIRNTIKEKETAADRLLAVITVFQDLAEDRPIPGGCPIMNVAIESDDAHPALCKEARDAMDGLRSLIESTVKKGIQRREIRPEVNGQAVATVFVSMLEGALMLSRLYVDPQYMRDAVDHLKKYVQTLLQCETIW
- a CDS encoding YheC/YheD family protein produces the protein MKKHKCLIGSKQLAPHVPETRWMTRSNVWALIEKSGQVILKPLGGSRGVGVIQVSSIGNDDKDRQRPRKSTGLSQK
- a CDS encoding YheC/YheD family protein, giving the protein MRKSARRNKWLKYKFMRSFEELAPYLPETELMTKSSFWHFMDKYGRAVVKPTRGRRGRNVILVSDPGNGKYKLHVEKRKIKLRGKRRTYRYLRKRMGIRSYIVQRWISRAKVGRRPFDMRVIVQRKRNSNLWKVTAKVAKVAGKGYIVSNIGRSKGTLLRVKTALKRSSLKDFSKRTLQSNVNKVAILSAEILSKLFPRHRIYGLDMALDRKGRVWIIEANLYPSMSHFLKLKSKKMYRRILAYKRSR
- a CDS encoding 2-aminoethylphosphonate aminotransferase codes for the protein MKKIKRNILLNPGPATTTDTVKYAQVVPDICPRETEFGILMEYVSTELTRFVADPEHYSAILLGGSGTAAVESILSSVVDEDVVVIINNGAYGKRMCEIAAAYGSNFLEFRSRPDEAIDLAALEKLIQNTNRNVSHLAVVHHETTTGLLNDIESIGALCKKHHVDLIVDAISSYGAIPIQMEKMNVSYMAASSNKNLQGMPGVSFVIADKSKLENVRHNKPRNYYLDLYTQYKYFSENRQMRFTPPVQTLYALKQAIEELKQEGIEARYARYAKSWKTLTNGIARFGLQHIVLEKHHSKLVTSVIEPDCAGYDFQKMHDYFYHRGFTIYPGKLEKLNTFRIANIGDITYKDIEAFLELLEQYLRGIGYPLRKGG
- the aepY gene encoding phosphonopyruvate decarboxylase — translated: MIHTKRFGEALQKLGFTFYTGVPCSFLKNLINYAINECEYIGATNEGDAMAIASGAFLGGKRPVVLMQNSGLTNAVSPLVSLNYPFRIPLLGFVSLRGEPGVPDEPQHELMGQITTQMLELMQVQWQFLSSDLAEAKQQLVHAAHVIEQNLPFFFVVKKGTFEQEILQKQEQFLTPNQVKQVKNKADQLPSRYEALSVINAMKDSTTVQLATTGKTGRELYEIEDDKSNFYMVGSMGCVSSLGLGLALTQQNTDIVVIDGDASLLMRMGCLAINGYYHPPNMLHILLDNNAHDSTGGQKTVSHNIDFVEIAASCGYMKSIYVHSLEELETSIKEWKTTKGLTFLHMKIATGSRESLGRPGIKPHAVKERLQMFLHSKSPRLRGVDQT